From Rickettsia endosymbiont of Ceutorhynchus obstrictus, a single genomic window includes:
- a CDS encoding tyrosine-type recombinase/integrase: MKKNLFNFTHNELMKIKPPKKGRDKYKDGKEQGLVLIASYGGSKVFYYGKKIDGDYKLLWIGHFPEISLIDARKKAIEFKTLIANGIDPTEKPSIVAEEVATELTFKELVDRYINEYAQYKIKSYKDVIADIKRQASHLFDRKISTIQREDMQEIFNNLTKEGKFRTANLAIQRFKRIFNKAIEWELLEKNPAIGIAQHKEVERDRYITSEEKPAFFEIVEKEANPLMKDYLLISLYTGARKSNVLSMEWPEINLTDKTWHIPAHKSKNGIPHLLPLTEKAIKILSKRKKEKKNNKWVFPSPRKSKSGHFEEPQKSWHKIRQKAGIPDVRIHDIRRTMGSWMAINGASQYIIGKALNHKSPRATRIYARLSIDPVRAFMEKATNSITDSKAKKSAKKINLSNN, from the coding sequence ATGAAGAAAAATTTATTTAATTTTACCCACAACGAGCTTATGAAAATAAAACCTCCTAAAAAAGGTCGAGACAAATATAAAGATGGTAAAGAGCAAGGATTAGTATTAATAGCGTCTTACGGCGGTAGTAAGGTTTTTTATTACGGTAAAAAAATAGACGGAGACTATAAATTACTATGGATAGGACATTTCCCTGAGATATCGCTTATAGACGCTCGAAAGAAAGCAATTGAATTTAAAACTCTAATTGCTAATGGTATTGATCCTACAGAAAAACCTAGTATTGTAGCTGAAGAAGTAGCTACTGAGTTAACTTTTAAAGAGCTTGTTGATAGATATATAAACGAATATGCACAATATAAAATAAAAAGTTATAAAGATGTTATTGCCGATATAAAAAGACAAGCAAGCCATCTTTTTGATAGGAAAATATCTACTATACAGAGAGAGGATATGCAAGAAATCTTTAATAACCTTACCAAGGAGGGTAAATTCAGAACGGCAAATTTAGCTATTCAAAGATTTAAAAGAATATTTAACAAAGCTATTGAATGGGAATTATTAGAGAAAAATCCGGCAATCGGTATAGCTCAACATAAGGAAGTAGAACGTGACAGATATATAACTTCCGAAGAAAAACCGGCTTTCTTTGAAATAGTTGAGAAAGAAGCAAATCCACTTATGAAAGATTATCTTCTTATCTCTTTATATACCGGTGCAAGAAAAAGCAACGTATTATCAATGGAATGGCCGGAAATTAACCTAACGGATAAAACTTGGCATATACCGGCGCATAAAAGTAAAAACGGCATTCCTCACTTATTACCTCTTACTGAAAAAGCTATTAAGATTTTAAGTAAAAGGAAAAAAGAAAAGAAGAATAATAAGTGGGTATTTCCAAGCCCTCGAAAAAGTAAAAGCGGACATTTTGAAGAACCACAAAAATCGTGGCATAAGATTAGACAAAAAGCCGGTATTCCGGATGTAAGAATACATGATATTCGTAGAACTATGGGAAGCTGGATGGCGATTAACGGCGCAAGTCAGTATATAATCGGCAAAGCCCTTAACCATAAAAGCCCGCGGGCAACACGAATTTACGCAAGGCTTAGCATCGATCCGGTAAGAGCATTTATGGAAAAAGCTACTAACTCTATAACAGATTCAAAAGCTAAAAAATCTGCTAAGAAGATCAATTTATCTAATAATTAG
- a CDS encoding Dam family site-specific DNA-(adenine-N6)-methyltransferase, translating to MPKTIAKPNIKPFINWVGGKRKLADKLLSYIPSYLNNYYEPFLGGGALFFAVKDKFKKCFLSDINHELVTSYNAVKKNPSEVAKLYSSYTENHSKEYYYKIRNNDCNNNPTAITARFLYLNRYAFKGIYRINKRGDFASSFSTKKINNDNLEERLKQCSSFLSDVPVYTIDFSFIEPQKDDFVYFDPPYHKVGERFYTRLPFNEAEQTRLKDFATELDSKTIKFMISNSDTPFIRNLYKNYNINTVEIKYLISGQTKTSTEVVVTNY from the coding sequence ATGCCTAAAACTATTGCTAAGCCTAACATTAAACCGTTTATAAACTGGGTCGGCGGCAAAAGAAAACTTGCCGATAAATTACTTTCATATATTCCTTCATATCTAAATAATTACTATGAGCCTTTTCTTGGGGGAGGGGCTTTATTCTTTGCCGTTAAAGATAAGTTTAAAAAATGTTTTTTATCCGATATTAACCATGAATTGGTAACCTCTTATAATGCGGTAAAAAAGAATCCTAGCGAAGTAGCCAAATTATATAGTTCTTATACCGAAAATCACTCAAAAGAATATTATTATAAAATCAGAAATAACGATTGTAACAATAACCCGACGGCAATTACTGCTAGGTTTTTATATCTCAATAGATATGCGTTTAAGGGAATTTACCGAATTAACAAACGAGGGGATTTTGCTTCTTCCTTTTCTACTAAAAAAATTAATAATGATAATTTAGAGGAAAGGTTAAAACAATGTAGTAGCTTTTTAAGCGACGTACCAGTTTATACGATAGATTTTTCTTTTATCGAACCGCAAAAAGACGATTTTGTTTATTTTGACCCGCCTTACCATAAAGTAGGAGAGAGGTTTTATACCAGGTTACCTTTTAATGAAGCCGAACAAACGAGACTAAAAGATTTTGCTACGGAGCTAGATAGCAAAACCATAAAATTTATGATTTCTAATAGTGATACGCCGTTTATTAGAAATCTTTATAAAAATTACAATATTAACACTGTCGAAATTAAATATTTAATAAGCGGTCAAACCAAAACCTCTACGGAAGTTGTAGTAACTAATTATTAG